A stretch of the Malus sylvestris chromosome 10, drMalSylv7.2, whole genome shotgun sequence genome encodes the following:
- the LOC126586127 gene encoding TMV resistance protein N-like isoform X1, with protein MALTWSTQRASSSFLSNDLAPGWKYDVFLSFTGVDTRRGFVSHLYHELCKCQGITTFYDDRELERGTSISPELLSAIKASHTAIVVLSPKYAHSKWCLDELTNIVQCMEARKSILPVFYETNPSDVGNQRASFAEAFTEHEEKFISTEDKKKVTQWRSDLKKVSKISGWHSKNFKSERQLIDDIVNCVRRKVQAAFTLLDSSQKLVGTDSALEQLSLLLAHDANDVRFIGITGMGGVGKTTLAKLVYDKVFHHFEVQCFLGNVREISVRERTLVHLQKRLLFPILNEYVENVSDQQWGINYTKKCLCNKKVLLVIDDVDQVNQLQVLAGKKDWFGMGSRIIITTRNQRLLVEHDITLCHNVEELNDAEALKLFSLHAFRKDQPEEDFLELSKYFLDYARGLPLVLKTLGSSLYKRGQDAWNSVRDNLKKIPNPTVFDTLKVSYDGLGKTEKRIFLDVACLHKWKLKTIVLRILDNSFGISSSSMMDVLIERSLIYNGYGNMIEMHDLIQEMARTIVCEESEDPGLRSRLWLFDDIFHVLTTNSGSRAIEAISLRPHKVEVVRQWNCEAFSKMHGLRFLEFDNLIFSSGPKFLPCSLRIINWSWYPSKFLPTSFRPYLLTELNMRNSKLVRLWEGKMDLPKLKCLDLACSNKLINTPDFSGFPNLKTLNLAYCKNLVEIHPSVAFLKRLEVLILRGCESIKSLPSKVEMDSLKTFNLNSCSNVKKIPEFGEQMKNVFEIHLEGTAIEKIPSSIGHLVGLEYLYLRNCKNLLNLPRAICNLKSLRWINVIGCPKFDKLPGDMDHLETLECGDTMTEPFVVSMKNLEGLIFYRNWRGLFCFLGLGKSLSDPPCWGLVLSSLNRLCSLRKLSLRDCELCEGDIPDDIGCLFFLERLELRENNFVSLPESIRRLSKLRFLELDSCKSLQELPPLPSNSELYVSLDDCTSLKRLTDASKLGSRFTNLYDFDFSCKNCVALVQDEGWINTILSRIPRFANHHAVLSLSLSLSLSLSLSLSLSL; from the exons ATGGCATTGACTTGGAGCACCCAAAGAGCCTCTTCATCTTTTCTTTCAAATGATTTAGCTCCTGGATGGAAGTATGATGTGTTTTTGAGTTTCACGGGTGTAGACACCCGCAGGGGTTTTGTATCCCATTTATACCATGAATTGTGCAAGTGCCAAGGAATTACGACTTTCTATGACGATCGAGAGCTTGAAAGAGGAACAAGTATTTCTCCAGAGCTTCTAAGTGCAATCAAAGCATCGCATACAGCAATCGTTGTTCTCTCTCCAAAATATGCTCATTCCAAATGGTGCTTGGACGAACTCACAAACATTGTTCAATGCATGGAAGCGAGGAAATCAATTCTGCCGGTCTTTTATGAGACAAATCCATCTGACGTAGGCAATCAGAGGGCGTCTTTTGCCGAAGCCTTCACTGAGCATGAAGAAAAGTTCATTAGTACCGAAGACAAAAAGAAGGTGACCCAGTGGAGATCTGATTTGAAAAAAGTATCCAAAATTTCTGGGTGGCATTCGAAGAATTTTAA GTCTGAAAGACAGCTAATTGATGACATTGTCAATTGCGTGCGGAGGAAAGTGCAAGCTGCATTTACGCTATTAGATTCCTCACAGAAGTTAGTCGGAACTGATTCTGCACTCGAGCAACTAAGTTTGCTGTTAGCTCATGACGCAAATGATGTTCGATTTATTGGGATAACTGGGATGGGTGGCGTAGGCAAGACTACTCTTGCTAAGCTAGTTTATGATAAAGTCTTCCATCATTTTGAAGTTCAATGCTTTCTTGGAAACGTTAGAGAGATTTCTGTAAGAGAGCGTACTCTAGTTCATCTTCAAAAACGACTTCTTTTCCCAATCTTGAACGAATATGTTGAAAACGTTAGTGACCAACAATGGGGAATCAATTACACGAAGAAATGCTTATGCAACAAAAAGGTTCTTCTTGTAATTGATGATGTGGATCAAGTAAACCAGCTACAAGTACTAGCTGGAAAGAAAGATTGGTTTGGCATGGGAAGTAGAATTATCATTACAACTAGAAATCAACGTCTGCTGGTCGAGCATGACATAACATTGTGTCATAATGTCGAGGAGTTAAATGATGCCGAAGCACTTAAGCTGTTTAGCTTGCACGCCTTTAGAAAAGACCAACCTGAGGAAGATTTTTTGGAACTGTCTAAGTATTTCCTAGATTATGCCAGAGGCCTTCCATTAGTTCTTAAAACCTTGGGGTCTTCTTTGTATAAGAGAGGTCAAGATGCATGGAATAGTGTACGAGATAATCTAAAGAAAATTCCTAATCCAACAGTTTTTGATACACTCAAAGTTAGTTATGATGGACTGGGAAAGACGGAGAAGAGAATTTTTCTAGATGTTGCGTGTCTCCACAAATGGAAGCTCAAGACGATAGTATTGCGGATACTAGACAATTCATTTGGAATTTCTAGTAGTAGTATGATGGATGTACTAATTGAGAGATCTCTCATATACAATGGTTACGGAAACATGATAGAGATGCATGATTTGATACAAGAAATGGCACGGACAATTGTTTGTGAAGAGTCTGAAGACCCTGGTCTACGCAGTAGGTTGTGGCTTTTCGATGACATTTTTCATGTACTCACGACCAATTCG GGGTCGAGAGCAATTGAAGCTATATCCCTACGCCCGCACAAAGTAGAAGTGGTACGCCAGTGGAATTGCGAAGCCTTCTCCAAGATGCATGGTCTGAGGTTTTTGGAATTCGATAATCTGATATTTTCTTCAGGCCCCAAATTTCTTCCATGTTCCTTGAGAATTATAAATTGGAGTTGGTATCCTTCCAAGTTTCTTCCAACCAGCTTTCGCCCGTACTTGCTTACTGAACTTAACATGCGTAATAGCAAACTTGTTCGGCTTTGGGAGGGAAAAATG GACTTGCCCAAGTTGAAATGTCTCGATCTTGCCTGCTCCAATAAATTGATTAATACCCCAGATTTCAGTGGTTTTCCAAATCTTAAGACGTTGAATCTTGCATATTGTAAGAATTTAGTTGAGATTCACCCGTCTGTTGCATTCCTCAAAAgacttgaagttttgattctTAGGGGCTGTGAAAGCATTAAGAGCCTTCCAAGTAAGGTTGAAATGGATTCTCTTAAGACTTTCAATCTTAACAGTTGCTCAAATGTGAAAAAGATTCCAGAATTTGGGGAGCAGATGAAGAATGTGTTCGAGATTCACTTAGAAGGGACTGCGATCGAGAAAATACCTTCATCAATTGGACATCTGGTTGGCCTTGAGTATTTGTATCTACGTAATTGCAAAAATCTCTTGAACCTTCCAAGGGCTATTTGTAATTTGAAGTCTCTTCGATGGATCAATGTGATTGGATGCCCAAAATTTGACAAACTCCCAGGAGACATGGATCATTTAGAGACGCTTGAATGTGGAGACACAATGACAGAGCCATTTGTTGTGAGTATGAAAAATCTTGAAGGACTAATTTTTTACAGGAATTGGCGGGGCCTTTTCTGTTTTCTAGGACTTGGAAAGAGTCTTTCTGATCCTCCTTGTTGGGGTTTGGTGTTATCTTCTCTAAATCGTTTATGCTCTTTGAGAAAGTTATCTCTGAGAGATTGTGAACTCTGTGAGGGAGATATCCCCGATGATATTGGCTGCTTGTTCTTTTTGGAAAGGTTGGAACTTAGAGAAAATAATTTCGTCAGTCTACCTGAAAGCATTAGACGCCTTTCTAAGCTTAGGTTTCTTGAGCTGGATAGCTGCAAAAGCCTTCAAGAATTGCCACCTCTTCCATCAAATAGCGAATTATATGTATCTCTAGATGATTGTACATCTTTAAAAAGGTTGACAGATGCATCCAAGTTGGGCAGCAGATTCACCAATTTGTATGACTTTGACTTCAGTTGCAAGAATTGCGTTGCATTGGTTCAAGATGAAGGCTGgattaatacaatactctcaaggATTCCAAGATTTGCCAATCATCATgcggtactctctctctctctctctctctctctctctctctctctctctctctctctctctctctaa
- the LOC126586127 gene encoding TMV resistance protein N-like isoform X2 has protein sequence MALTWSTQRASSSFLSNDLAPGWKYDVFLSFTGVDTRRGFVSHLYHELCKCQGITTFYDDRELERGTSISPELLSAIKASHTAIVVLSPKYAHSKWCLDELTNIVQCMEARKSILPVFYETNPSDVGNQRASFAEAFTEHEEKFISTEDKKKVTQWRSDLKKVSKISGWHSKNFKSERQLIDDIVNCVRRKVQAAFTLLDSSQKLVGTDSALEQLSLLLAHDANDVRFIGITGMGGVGKTTLAKLVYDKVFHHFEVQCFLGNVREISVRERTLVHLQKRLLFPILNEYVENVSDQQWGINYTKKCLCNKKVLLVIDDVDQVNQLQVLAGKKDWFGMGSRIIITTRNQRLLVEHDITLCHNVEELNDAEALKLFSLHAFRKDQPEEDFLELSKYFLDYARGLPLVLKTLGSSLYKRGQDAWNSVRDNLKKIPNPTVFDTLKVSYDGLGKTEKRIFLDVACLHKWKLKTIVLRILDNSFGISSSSMMDVLIERSLIYNGYGNMIEMHDLIQEMARTIVCEESEDPGLRSRLWLFDDIFHVLTTNSGSRAIEAISLRPHKVEVVRQWNCEAFSKMHGLRFLEFDNLIFSSGPKFLPCSLRIINWSWYPSKFLPTSFRPYLLTELNMRNSKLVRLWEGKMDLPKLKCLDLACSNKLINTPDFSGFPNLKTLNLAYCKNLVEIHPSVAFLKRLEVLILRGCESIKSLPSKVEMDSLKTFNLNSCSNVKKIPEFGEQMKNVFEIHLEGTAIEKIPSSIGHLVGLEYLYLRNCKNLLNLPRAICNLKSLRWINVIGCPKFDKLPGDMDHLETLECGDTMTEPFVVSMKNLEGLIFYRNWRGLFCFLGLGKSLSDPPCWGLVLSSLNRLCSLRKLSLRDCELCEGDIPDDIGCLFFLERLELRENNFVSLPESIRRLSKLRFLELDSCKSLQELPPLPSNSELYVSLDDCTSLKRLTDASKLGSRFTNLYDFDFSCKNCVALVQDEGWINTILSRIPRFANHHATPIV, from the exons ATGGCATTGACTTGGAGCACCCAAAGAGCCTCTTCATCTTTTCTTTCAAATGATTTAGCTCCTGGATGGAAGTATGATGTGTTTTTGAGTTTCACGGGTGTAGACACCCGCAGGGGTTTTGTATCCCATTTATACCATGAATTGTGCAAGTGCCAAGGAATTACGACTTTCTATGACGATCGAGAGCTTGAAAGAGGAACAAGTATTTCTCCAGAGCTTCTAAGTGCAATCAAAGCATCGCATACAGCAATCGTTGTTCTCTCTCCAAAATATGCTCATTCCAAATGGTGCTTGGACGAACTCACAAACATTGTTCAATGCATGGAAGCGAGGAAATCAATTCTGCCGGTCTTTTATGAGACAAATCCATCTGACGTAGGCAATCAGAGGGCGTCTTTTGCCGAAGCCTTCACTGAGCATGAAGAAAAGTTCATTAGTACCGAAGACAAAAAGAAGGTGACCCAGTGGAGATCTGATTTGAAAAAAGTATCCAAAATTTCTGGGTGGCATTCGAAGAATTTTAA GTCTGAAAGACAGCTAATTGATGACATTGTCAATTGCGTGCGGAGGAAAGTGCAAGCTGCATTTACGCTATTAGATTCCTCACAGAAGTTAGTCGGAACTGATTCTGCACTCGAGCAACTAAGTTTGCTGTTAGCTCATGACGCAAATGATGTTCGATTTATTGGGATAACTGGGATGGGTGGCGTAGGCAAGACTACTCTTGCTAAGCTAGTTTATGATAAAGTCTTCCATCATTTTGAAGTTCAATGCTTTCTTGGAAACGTTAGAGAGATTTCTGTAAGAGAGCGTACTCTAGTTCATCTTCAAAAACGACTTCTTTTCCCAATCTTGAACGAATATGTTGAAAACGTTAGTGACCAACAATGGGGAATCAATTACACGAAGAAATGCTTATGCAACAAAAAGGTTCTTCTTGTAATTGATGATGTGGATCAAGTAAACCAGCTACAAGTACTAGCTGGAAAGAAAGATTGGTTTGGCATGGGAAGTAGAATTATCATTACAACTAGAAATCAACGTCTGCTGGTCGAGCATGACATAACATTGTGTCATAATGTCGAGGAGTTAAATGATGCCGAAGCACTTAAGCTGTTTAGCTTGCACGCCTTTAGAAAAGACCAACCTGAGGAAGATTTTTTGGAACTGTCTAAGTATTTCCTAGATTATGCCAGAGGCCTTCCATTAGTTCTTAAAACCTTGGGGTCTTCTTTGTATAAGAGAGGTCAAGATGCATGGAATAGTGTACGAGATAATCTAAAGAAAATTCCTAATCCAACAGTTTTTGATACACTCAAAGTTAGTTATGATGGACTGGGAAAGACGGAGAAGAGAATTTTTCTAGATGTTGCGTGTCTCCACAAATGGAAGCTCAAGACGATAGTATTGCGGATACTAGACAATTCATTTGGAATTTCTAGTAGTAGTATGATGGATGTACTAATTGAGAGATCTCTCATATACAATGGTTACGGAAACATGATAGAGATGCATGATTTGATACAAGAAATGGCACGGACAATTGTTTGTGAAGAGTCTGAAGACCCTGGTCTACGCAGTAGGTTGTGGCTTTTCGATGACATTTTTCATGTACTCACGACCAATTCG GGGTCGAGAGCAATTGAAGCTATATCCCTACGCCCGCACAAAGTAGAAGTGGTACGCCAGTGGAATTGCGAAGCCTTCTCCAAGATGCATGGTCTGAGGTTTTTGGAATTCGATAATCTGATATTTTCTTCAGGCCCCAAATTTCTTCCATGTTCCTTGAGAATTATAAATTGGAGTTGGTATCCTTCCAAGTTTCTTCCAACCAGCTTTCGCCCGTACTTGCTTACTGAACTTAACATGCGTAATAGCAAACTTGTTCGGCTTTGGGAGGGAAAAATG GACTTGCCCAAGTTGAAATGTCTCGATCTTGCCTGCTCCAATAAATTGATTAATACCCCAGATTTCAGTGGTTTTCCAAATCTTAAGACGTTGAATCTTGCATATTGTAAGAATTTAGTTGAGATTCACCCGTCTGTTGCATTCCTCAAAAgacttgaagttttgattctTAGGGGCTGTGAAAGCATTAAGAGCCTTCCAAGTAAGGTTGAAATGGATTCTCTTAAGACTTTCAATCTTAACAGTTGCTCAAATGTGAAAAAGATTCCAGAATTTGGGGAGCAGATGAAGAATGTGTTCGAGATTCACTTAGAAGGGACTGCGATCGAGAAAATACCTTCATCAATTGGACATCTGGTTGGCCTTGAGTATTTGTATCTACGTAATTGCAAAAATCTCTTGAACCTTCCAAGGGCTATTTGTAATTTGAAGTCTCTTCGATGGATCAATGTGATTGGATGCCCAAAATTTGACAAACTCCCAGGAGACATGGATCATTTAGAGACGCTTGAATGTGGAGACACAATGACAGAGCCATTTGTTGTGAGTATGAAAAATCTTGAAGGACTAATTTTTTACAGGAATTGGCGGGGCCTTTTCTGTTTTCTAGGACTTGGAAAGAGTCTTTCTGATCCTCCTTGTTGGGGTTTGGTGTTATCTTCTCTAAATCGTTTATGCTCTTTGAGAAAGTTATCTCTGAGAGATTGTGAACTCTGTGAGGGAGATATCCCCGATGATATTGGCTGCTTGTTCTTTTTGGAAAGGTTGGAACTTAGAGAAAATAATTTCGTCAGTCTACCTGAAAGCATTAGACGCCTTTCTAAGCTTAGGTTTCTTGAGCTGGATAGCTGCAAAAGCCTTCAAGAATTGCCACCTCTTCCATCAAATAGCGAATTATATGTATCTCTAGATGATTGTACATCTTTAAAAAGGTTGACAGATGCATCCAAGTTGGGCAGCAGATTCACCAATTTGTATGACTTTGACTTCAGTTGCAAGAATTGCGTTGCATTGGTTCAAGATGAAGGCTGgattaatacaatactctcaaggATTCCAAGATTTGCCAATCATCATgcg